In Dyadobacter sp. NIV53, a single window of DNA contains:
- a CDS encoding DUF2683 family protein gives METLIFRSNSQEKLEALKAVAKALKISFETNTKPYDPEFVAMIKKGKQDLKEGKGIAMTLEELEGLCK, from the coding sequence ATGGAAACGCTGATATTTCGTTCAAATAGTCAGGAAAAGTTAGAGGCTTTGAAAGCGGTAGCAAAAGCTTTAAAAATTTCATTCGAAACTAATACAAAACCTTACGATCCTGAATTCGTTGCTATGATAAAGAAGGGGAAACAGGATTTAAAAGAAGGAAAAGGAATTGCAATGACTCTTGAAGAGCTGGAAGGTTTATGCAAATAA
- a CDS encoding response regulator transcription factor produces MLRVPSDISSQEFESLKIQDMTFVAYRNEVYPSKYDVFFEEHAVIVVLEGDKKFTSPTQEVHVKKGDILFVQRGFYLMSESINESYKSLVFFFDEKLLKEFVGLHPELFQIEETTTILENPILLLKADDNFEKFIQSVFPYFRSRTELKNHFLRLKFQELLLHLLELDSSRQLRAILYSLYKGEKVDLSFLMNSYYLKPLTLNELARLSGRSLSAFKRDFQDDFNTSPAFWLKNKRLDYADFLLRNSTKNVTEISTEIGYESISHFIKTYKEKFGVTPKRQG; encoded by the coding sequence ATGCTGCGCGTTCCTTCTGATATTAGCTCACAGGAATTTGAATCCCTGAAGATTCAGGATATGACTTTTGTTGCTTACCGCAATGAAGTTTATCCTTCCAAATATGATGTTTTTTTTGAAGAACATGCTGTTATTGTGGTGCTGGAAGGAGACAAAAAATTTACCAGCCCCACCCAGGAAGTGCATGTTAAAAAAGGTGATATTCTGTTTGTTCAGAGAGGTTTTTATTTGATGTCTGAATCGATTAATGAATCTTACAAAAGCCTTGTTTTTTTCTTTGATGAAAAATTACTGAAAGAATTTGTAGGCTTACATCCTGAGCTTTTTCAAATTGAAGAAACTACAACTATTCTTGAAAACCCGATACTTTTATTAAAAGCAGATGATAATTTCGAAAAGTTTATTCAATCTGTTTTTCCCTACTTTCGTTCACGTACAGAGCTAAAAAACCATTTTTTACGCCTCAAATTCCAGGAATTATTACTGCATTTACTCGAACTCGATTCTTCCAGGCAACTCCGAGCTATTTTGTATAGCCTCTATAAAGGCGAGAAAGTGGATCTGTCATTTCTGATGAACAGTTATTACCTCAAACCGCTTACATTAAACGAACTTGCCCGATTATCCGGCCGCAGCCTTTCTGCATTTAAACGGGATTTTCAGGATGACTTTAATACCTCTCCTGCATTCTGGCTCAAAAACAAACGACTCGATTACGCCGATTTCCTTCTAAGAAACAGTACCAAGAATGTAACAGAAATCAGCACCGAAATTGGTTATGAAAGCATCTCTCATTTTATCAAGACTTATAAGGAAAAGTTTGGGGTGACGCCTAAGAGGCAGGGGTGA
- a CDS encoding DUF6932 family protein, which translates to MEFDNNGNLFPYGIITLSAAELSLTFGYNSIRRSLLNNFFLQVEELKIILNDEFTVWINGSFVTQKTDSKDIDIVVFLSYKHLSSKEILLSSFKERQEYVDLYYAKVFPEDHENFELTRFDYLHWFYFFTTNRKNKRKGFIQIKF; encoded by the coding sequence ATGGAGTTTGATAATAACGGTAATCTTTTCCCTTACGGAATAATTACCCTTTCAGCAGCTGAATTAAGTCTAACTTTTGGATATAACTCGATCAGAAGATCACTTCTAAACAATTTTTTTCTTCAGGTAGAAGAATTAAAAATAATTCTGAACGACGAGTTCACAGTTTGGATCAATGGTAGCTTTGTAACACAAAAGACTGATTCGAAAGATATCGATATTGTGGTTTTCCTGAGTTACAAACATTTAAGCTCGAAAGAGATTCTGCTATCTTCTTTCAAAGAGAGACAGGAATACGTAGATTTGTATTATGCGAAAGTCTTTCCAGAGGATCATGAAAATTTTGAATTGACCAGGTTTGATTATTTACATTGGTTTTATTTTTTCACAACCAACAGAAAAAATAAGAGAAAAGGATTTATTCAAATAAAATTCTGA
- the leuD gene encoding 3-isopropylmalate dehydratase small subunit: MAYDKFTILKSTAVPLPIENVDTDQIIPARFLKATKREAFGDNLFRDWRYNGDDTPKEDFVLNNPIYSGKILIGGRNFGSGSSREHAAWAIYDYGFRCVVSSFFADIFKGNSLNIGILPVQVSEEFLDKIFQAIEADPKAELEINLPEETITIVATGEKETFYINGYKKHNMINGFDDIDYLQAMKSEIKEFEAARIY; encoded by the coding sequence ATGGCTTACGATAAATTCACAATATTAAAAAGTACGGCAGTTCCTTTGCCGATAGAAAACGTTGATACAGATCAGATTATCCCTGCACGTTTTCTTAAAGCTACCAAGCGGGAAGCATTTGGTGACAATTTATTTCGCGACTGGCGTTACAATGGCGATGATACGCCAAAAGAGGATTTCGTTCTGAATAATCCGATTTATTCAGGCAAAATCCTTATTGGTGGCCGCAACTTTGGAAGCGGATCAAGCCGGGAACATGCTGCTTGGGCTATTTATGATTATGGTTTCCGTTGCGTGGTTTCCAGTTTCTTTGCTGACATTTTTAAAGGTAATTCACTGAACATTGGTATTTTACCTGTTCAGGTTAGCGAAGAATTCCTTGATAAGATTTTCCAGGCAATTGAAGCAGATCCAAAAGCAGAACTGGAAATAAATCTTCCTGAAGAAACGATCACGATAGTTGCTACGGGAGAAAAAGAAACTTTTTATATCAACGGCTACAAAAAACACAATATGATCAATGGGTTTGATGATATTGATTATTTGCAGGCGATGAAAAGTGAAATTAAGGAATTTGAAGCAGCAAGAATTTATTAA
- the leuB gene encoding 3-isopropylmalate dehydrogenase yields the protein MKKNILIVPGDGIGQEVTEVGKKVLEKIAQKFGHEFTYDEALIGHVAIEATGNPLPDETLAKMKASDAVLFGAVGHPKYDNDPSAKVRPEQGLLKMRKELGLYANLRPIKLFDELLGASSIKPEILKGSDILFFRELTGDIYFGEKGRKNDGDTAYDIAEYSRYEVERIARKAFEAAGTRRKKLCSVDKANVLETSRLWREVVQKLAPEYPDIEVEHMFVDSAAMMLIKDPRRFDVVVTANLFGDILTDEASQIAGSMGMLASASIGDGTGVYEPIHGSAHDITGKGVANPLASVLSVALLLDISFGLKEESEVIIAAVDKLLKDGYRTHDIKDASTPADKILNTEAAGEELLKRI from the coding sequence ATGAAAAAAAATATCTTAATAGTTCCTGGTGACGGTATCGGACAGGAAGTTACTGAAGTTGGTAAAAAAGTTTTAGAGAAAATTGCACAGAAATTCGGTCATGAATTTACTTATGACGAAGCATTAATTGGTCACGTTGCTATTGAAGCTACCGGAAATCCTCTTCCGGACGAAACACTGGCAAAAATGAAGGCTTCTGATGCTGTTCTTTTCGGAGCAGTAGGCCACCCAAAATATGACAACGATCCAAGTGCAAAAGTGCGTCCTGAACAAGGATTGCTGAAAATGCGTAAAGAACTTGGTTTGTATGCCAATTTACGCCCGATCAAATTATTTGATGAATTGCTTGGTGCTTCTTCTATTAAACCTGAAATATTAAAAGGTTCTGATATTCTTTTCTTCCGTGAATTAACAGGAGATATTTATTTCGGAGAAAAAGGGCGCAAAAATGACGGCGATACGGCTTATGATATTGCAGAATACAGCCGGTATGAAGTAGAACGTATTGCACGTAAGGCATTTGAAGCAGCTGGAACACGCAGAAAAAAACTTTGCTCGGTAGACAAAGCTAACGTACTTGAAACAAGCAGATTGTGGAGAGAAGTTGTTCAAAAATTAGCTCCTGAATATCCTGATATTGAAGTAGAACACATGTTTGTAGATTCTGCTGCCATGATGCTGATTAAGGATCCTCGTCGTTTTGACGTAGTCGTTACAGCGAACCTTTTTGGTGATATCCTTACTGACGAAGCGAGTCAGATTGCCGGTTCAATGGGTATGCTTGCTTCTGCCTCTATTGGCGATGGCACAGGCGTATATGAGCCAATCCATGGTTCTGCACATGATATTACCGGAAAAGGAGTTGCTAATCCATTGGCCTCAGTACTTTCTGTTGCTTTATTACTGGATATTTCATTCGGCCTGAAAGAAGAATCAGAAGTAATTATTGCCGCAGTTGACAAACTGTTAAAAGATGGTTACAGAACACATGATATTAAGGATGCTTCCACGCCAGCTGATAAAATCCTGAATACAGAAGCTGCAGGTGAAGAACTTTTGAAGAGAATCTAA
- a CDS encoding Txe/YoeB family addiction module toxin: MQIIYTPKAKEQFDSWVKTGNKPILKKILQLIQSINQTPYDGLGKPEPLKHELSGFWSRRINQEHRLVYEVDKDTIFIYSLKGHY; the protein is encoded by the coding sequence ATGCAAATAATTTATACTCCTAAGGCGAAAGAACAATTCGATTCATGGGTAAAAACTGGCAATAAGCCAATTTTGAAAAAGATACTTCAACTAATTCAATCCATTAATCAAACGCCTTATGATGGACTTGGTAAGCCTGAACCACTTAAACATGAGCTTTCGGGATTTTGGTCACGGAGAATAAATCAAGAACATCGATTAGTTTATGAAGTGGATAAGGATACGATTTTTATTTATTCTTTGAAGGGGCATTACTAG
- the purU gene encoding formyltetrahydrofolate deformylase — MQRHILLMDGPDHKGLIYKVTRILFEHNQNIIRNDEYVSPSHYFFMRTEFEGETDASELLIVLQKELPSGINLRLNPKKKKDIVLFVTKEHHCLGELLIRYAFDELDATIQAVVSNYNTLQPLVGKFGIPFHYITHENKSREEHEQSILRTLDIYRPEYLVLAKYMRIIAADFVNHYPDRIINIHHSFLPAFIGANPYRQAYERGVKIIGATAHFVNNDLDEGPIIAQDVKPVDHRQTAMDMATLGKDTEKAVLSKALKLVFNDRVFIHNNRTIIL; from the coding sequence ATGCAACGCCACATACTTTTAATGGATGGTCCTGACCATAAAGGGCTCATTTACAAGGTTACCCGCATACTTTTTGAACACAATCAGAACATTATCCGTAATGATGAATATGTGAGCCCGTCACATTATTTTTTCATGAGGACGGAATTTGAGGGAGAAACAGATGCGAGTGAATTGCTGATTGTACTTCAGAAGGAATTGCCGTCAGGAATTAATCTTCGTCTGAATCCTAAAAAGAAAAAAGACATTGTACTGTTTGTAACCAAAGAACATCATTGTCTGGGTGAACTTTTGATACGTTACGCATTTGATGAACTGGATGCTACAATTCAGGCGGTGGTGAGTAACTATAATACATTGCAGCCATTAGTAGGCAAGTTCGGTATTCCTTTTCATTATATTACACATGAAAATAAAAGCCGGGAGGAACACGAACAGTCTATTCTGAGAACGCTGGATATTTATCGTCCGGAATATCTGGTCCTGGCTAAATACATGCGTATTATTGCAGCCGATTTCGTTAATCATTATCCCGACAGGATCATTAATATACATCATTCCTTTTTACCCGCATTTATTGGGGCCAATCCTTATCGGCAGGCTTATGAAAGGGGCGTCAAGATTATTGGGGCAACGGCGCATTTTGTAAATAATGACCTGGATGAAGGGCCGATTATTGCGCAGGATGTAAAACCAGTAGATCACCGGCAAACTGCTATGGATATGGCAACACTCGGAAAAGATACAGAAAAAGCGGTTTTATCAAAGGCTTTAAAACTGGTATTTAACGACCGTGTTTTTATTCATAATAACCGGACTATCATCCTGTAA
- a CDS encoding nucleotidyltransferase family protein, translating to MDKQQLYQDLKQYLLQKNIVRAAVFGSYARNEETDQIDIDLLIEANGMTMFDILRLEDVLQSLCKRKIDLVEYKAVKPSIHKYVFSNLVQLI from the coding sequence ATGGACAAACAACAGCTATATCAGGATTTAAAACAATATTTACTGCAAAAGAACATTGTGAGAGCAGCTGTTTTTGGCTCATATGCCCGTAACGAAGAAACAGATCAAATTGATATTGATTTATTGATTGAGGCCAATGGTATGACCATGTTTGATATACTTCGCCTTGAAGATGTACTTCAATCACTTTGCAAGAGAAAAATAGATCTTGTTGAATATAAAGCCGTCAAGCCGTCAATTCATAAGTATGTATTCTCAAATCTTGTACAGCTGATATGA
- a CDS encoding 2-isopropylmalate synthase gives MSNRVQIFDTTLRDGEQVPGSQLTTEEKIVVARQLEKLGVDVIEAGFPVSSPGDFRSVVEISKAVREPIICALSRAVIGDIDAAAEALQYAKRGRIHTGIGSSDIHIQHKFNTTREKIIERAISATKYAKSKVEDVEFYCEDAGRADLVFLAQLVEAVIAAGATVVNIPDTTGYCLPEEYGNKIKYIFENVKNVHKAIISIHCHNDLGLATANSIAGISQGARQVEVTINGIGERAGNTSLEEVVMALHVHKELGLETGVNTQFIYPTSQLVSKMMRMPVQANKAIVGRNAFAHSSGIHQDGFLKHTLNYEIMNPHDVGVDKSDIVLTARSGRHALKHRLELLGFSFDKPALDELYTRFLEVADLKKEVNDADLVDLARTAIPVN, from the coding sequence ATGAGTAATCGAGTTCAGATCTTCGACACAACCTTAAGGGACGGCGAGCAGGTACCAGGCAGCCAATTAACAACTGAAGAAAAAATTGTCGTAGCCAGACAACTCGAAAAACTGGGTGTTGATGTAATAGAAGCAGGATTTCCGGTATCAAGCCCGGGAGATTTCCGCTCTGTGGTTGAAATTTCTAAAGCCGTTCGCGAACCTATTATTTGCGCACTTTCGCGTGCTGTAATTGGCGATATTGATGCAGCAGCCGAAGCATTGCAATATGCCAAACGCGGCAGGATCCATACTGGTATCGGCTCGTCTGATATCCATATTCAGCATAAATTTAATACGACAAGAGAAAAGATCATTGAAAGAGCAATCTCTGCTACAAAATATGCCAAAAGCAAGGTAGAGGATGTTGAATTCTACTGTGAAGACGCTGGCCGGGCAGACCTGGTTTTTCTTGCCCAGTTGGTAGAGGCAGTCATTGCAGCCGGTGCAACTGTTGTAAATATTCCTGACACAACCGGATATTGCCTGCCTGAAGAATATGGCAACAAAATCAAATATATTTTTGAGAATGTAAAAAATGTACACAAAGCGATCATTTCAATACATTGTCATAATGACCTGGGGCTCGCAACTGCCAATTCCATTGCCGGAATAAGCCAGGGTGCGCGCCAGGTAGAAGTTACAATAAACGGAATCGGAGAACGTGCGGGGAATACTTCGCTTGAAGAAGTGGTGATGGCATTACATGTACACAAGGAACTTGGACTTGAAACGGGTGTAAATACACAATTTATTTACCCTACAAGCCAGTTGGTTTCTAAAATGATGCGCATGCCTGTACAGGCTAATAAAGCGATTGTGGGACGCAATGCTTTTGCACATTCGTCAGGCATTCATCAGGATGGTTTCCTGAAACATACATTAAATTACGAAATCATGAACCCGCATGATGTTGGCGTAGATAAATCCGATATTGTATTAACTGCAAGAAGCGGCCGTCATGCATTGAAACATCGTTTGGAATTGCTGGGGTTCAGTTTTGATAAACCTGCACTGGATGAACTTTACACCCGTTTCCTTGAAGTAGCGGATCTGAAAAAAGAAGTGAATGATGCTGATCTTGTAGATCTGGCGCGAACTGCTATACCAGTTAATTAA
- the leuC gene encoding 3-isopropylmalate dehydratase large subunit, protein MSNQASTLFDKVWDSHVVRKIEDGPDVFFIDRHFIHEVTSPIAFLGLESRNIGVIYPERTFATADHNTPTINQHLPVQDPLSAKQLDALESNSAKYGISHWGLGNARNGIVHVVGPENGITLPGMTIVCGDSHTSTHGAFGAIAFGIGTSEVEMVLSSQCIMQPKPKKMRVNVNGVLGKAVTPKDVTLYVISKLTTAGATGYFVEYAGDVFRNMSMEGRMTVCNMSIEMGARGGMIAPDQTTFDYINGREQAPKGEKWAKALAYWKTLKTDEDAVFDKEYTFDAADIEPMITYGTNPGMGQGISLNIPTAEETEGGKATYDKSLNYMGFHENESMLGKKIDYVFIGSCTNGRIEDFRAFASIVKGRKKADNVTAWVVPGSHIVEAQIKAEGILDILTEAGFELRQPGCSACLAMNDDKIPAGKYAVSTSNRNFEGRQGPGARTLLASPLVAAAAAVTGVVTDPRDLM, encoded by the coding sequence ATGAGTAATCAAGCAAGTACGTTATTTGACAAGGTGTGGGATTCACACGTTGTGCGCAAGATTGAGGATGGTCCGGATGTGTTTTTTATTGACCGTCATTTTATACACGAAGTAACCAGTCCTATAGCTTTTCTGGGGCTTGAAAGCAGGAATATTGGTGTTATTTATCCCGAACGTACTTTCGCAACGGCTGATCATAACACACCCACGATTAATCAGCATCTTCCGGTACAGGATCCGCTTTCGGCCAAACAGCTGGACGCTTTGGAATCTAACTCTGCTAAATACGGTATTTCGCACTGGGGACTGGGCAATGCAAGAAACGGGATTGTCCATGTTGTGGGACCTGAAAATGGCATTACGCTTCCCGGCATGACGATCGTTTGTGGTGATTCTCATACTTCCACACACGGTGCTTTTGGTGCAATTGCCTTTGGGATTGGCACTTCTGAGGTTGAAATGGTACTTTCTTCGCAATGTATCATGCAGCCAAAACCAAAGAAAATGCGTGTAAACGTAAATGGTGTTCTGGGTAAAGCAGTTACTCCAAAAGATGTTACGCTATATGTAATTTCAAAACTGACAACAGCTGGTGCAACCGGCTATTTTGTGGAATATGCTGGTGATGTATTCCGCAACATGAGCATGGAAGGCCGTATGACGGTTTGTAACATGAGTATCGAAATGGGTGCACGTGGTGGAATGATCGCCCCTGACCAAACTACTTTTGATTATATCAACGGCCGTGAGCAAGCCCCAAAAGGTGAGAAATGGGCAAAAGCACTGGCATACTGGAAAACATTGAAAACAGATGAAGATGCTGTTTTTGACAAAGAATATACTTTTGATGCGGCTGATATTGAGCCAATGATCACTTACGGAACCAATCCGGGAATGGGTCAGGGAATTTCACTTAATATCCCTACTGCTGAGGAAACGGAAGGCGGAAAAGCAACTTATGATAAGTCATTGAATTACATGGGTTTCCATGAAAATGAATCCATGCTGGGCAAGAAAATTGATTACGTTTTTATTGGCAGCTGTACCAATGGCCGTATTGAAGATTTCCGTGCATTTGCCTCTATTGTAAAAGGACGTAAAAAAGCGGATAATGTTACTGCATGGGTAGTTCCTGGTTCTCATATTGTTGAAGCTCAGATTAAAGCAGAAGGAATTCTGGATATTCTGACCGAAGCCGGTTTCGAACTTCGTCAGCCTGGTTGTTCTGCTTGCCTTGCTATGAACGATGATAAAATTCCTGCCGGTAAATATGCTGTAAGTACTTCAAACCGTAACTTCGAAGGCCGTCAGGGCCCGGGAGCTAGAACTTTGTTGGCTAGTCCATTGGTGGCTGCTGCCGCAGCGGTTACTGGTGTAGTTACAGATCCTCGGGACTTGATGTAA
- a CDS encoding GxxExxY protein, producing the protein MVINDITGEIIGCCIEVHKELGPGLLESAYEECLAYELSRAGLFFERQKPIPVHYKEIRLEYGYRMDFVVENQVIVELKSVEIISPVHTAQILTYMKLAEIEAGLLINFNVLLLKNGIKRFLK; encoded by the coding sequence ATGGTGATAAATGATATTACGGGAGAGATCATTGGATGTTGTATTGAAGTACATAAAGAATTAGGTCCTGGATTACTTGAATCTGCATATGAGGAATGTCTTGCTTATGAATTATCCCGGGCAGGTTTATTCTTTGAACGACAAAAACCAATTCCTGTTCATTATAAAGAAATACGTCTGGAATATGGATACCGAATGGATTTTGTTGTTGAGAATCAAGTTATTGTTGAATTGAAAAGTGTTGAAATAATTAGTCCAGTTCATACTGCTCAAATTTTAACCTACATGAAACTTGCAGAAATAGAAGCAGGTTTATTAATAAATTTCAATGTGCTTTTACTAAAAAATGGCATTAAAAGATTTCTTAAATAA
- the ilvA gene encoding threonine ammonia-lyase — MSPTLDNIFLAAERLRGIINHTPLLYNVHLSEQYEANIYLKREDLQTVRSYKIRGAFNKMASLSAEALAGGVVCASAGNHAQGVAYACRKMEVKGAIFMPTTTPAQKVKQVRLFGKEWVDVLLVGDTYDDAYHASLIYQKTNNATFVHPFDDFQVIEGQGTVGLEIFKDADFKIDYLFMAIGGGGLASGISTVFKQLSPKTHLIGVEPEGSPTMHDSIREGHVVTLDHIDKFVDGAAVRRAGDITFEICSKSLDKVLLIPEGKVCSTILQLYNEEAIVAEPAGALTVAALDFVKEEIKGKNVVALISGGNNDITRTEEIKERSLLYEGLKHYFIIRFPQRSGAFREFLNVLGPNDDIARFEYVKKTNREQGPALVGIELKNREDFAPLISRMDEGRIVYEYLNDQPDLFQFMV, encoded by the coding sequence ATGTCTCCCACTCTCGACAATATATTTCTTGCCGCCGAACGTCTTCGTGGCATTATTAACCATACTCCTCTTCTTTACAATGTACATTTATCGGAACAGTACGAAGCAAATATTTATCTGAAAAGAGAAGATCTGCAAACGGTTCGCTCTTACAAAATCAGAGGTGCTTTTAACAAAATGGCAAGCTTAAGTGCGGAAGCTTTGGCTGGCGGCGTTGTTTGCGCAAGTGCAGGGAACCATGCCCAGGGCGTTGCTTATGCGTGCAGAAAAATGGAAGTGAAAGGGGCCATTTTTATGCCAACCACGACGCCTGCTCAAAAAGTGAAACAGGTCAGGCTTTTTGGGAAAGAATGGGTGGACGTCCTTTTGGTTGGCGATACTTATGACGATGCATATCACGCTTCTCTCATATATCAAAAGACAAACAATGCCACTTTCGTACATCCGTTTGACGACTTTCAGGTAATTGAAGGCCAGGGAACGGTCGGTCTGGAAATTTTCAAAGATGCCGACTTTAAGATTGATTATTTATTCATGGCAATTGGAGGCGGTGGGCTGGCTTCTGGCATTTCTACTGTTTTCAAACAATTATCTCCAAAAACCCATCTAATTGGTGTAGAACCAGAAGGTTCGCCTACCATGCATGATTCAATCAGAGAAGGCCATGTTGTAACCCTCGATCACATTGATAAATTTGTAGATGGCGCAGCTGTTCGACGCGCTGGTGATATTACATTTGAAATATGTAGTAAAAGCCTGGATAAAGTATTGCTTATTCCCGAAGGAAAAGTCTGCTCGACAATCTTGCAGCTTTACAACGAAGAAGCTATTGTGGCGGAACCTGCGGGAGCACTTACGGTTGCAGCACTGGATTTTGTAAAAGAAGAGATCAAAGGTAAAAACGTAGTCGCGCTGATTAGCGGTGGCAATAATGACATCACCCGAACAGAGGAAATCAAAGAACGTTCCCTGCTTTACGAAGGACTGAAACATTACTTCATCATTCGTTTTCCACAACGTTCTGGTGCATTCCGTGAATTTCTGAATGTACTTGGACCCAATGACGACATTGCCAGATTCGAATATGTCAAAAAAACCAACCGTGAACAAGGCCCTGCTTTAGTAGGAATTGAGTTAAAAAATCGTGAAGATTTTGCTCCGTTGATTAGCCGCATGGACGAAGGCCGGATTGTATACGAATACCTGAATGACCAGCCGGATTTGTTTCAGTTTATGGTCTGA
- a CDS encoding alpha-isopropylmalate synthase regulatory domain-containing protein, translated as MNRRYIEIMDTTLRDGEQTSGVSFSASEKLTIAQLLLQEVKVDRIEVASARVSEGEFQAVKKITDWAKANGFLDKIEVLTFVDGEASINWMLQTGAKVMNLLTKGSLNHLTHQLKKTPFEHFEDIRNVIELAQSSGIACNVYLEDWSNGMRNSKDYVFDALDFLTTMPIKRILLPDTLGILTPAESYEFVKSIVDRYPHHHFEFHAHNDYDLSVANVMEALRAGAHGLHLTVNGMGERTGNAPLASTIAVLNDFMPEYETSVNEKSLYTISKLVETFSGIRIPSNKPIVGESVFTQTAGIHADGDKKNNLYFSRLMPERFGRLRSYALGKTSGKANIENNLRDLGITLADADLKKVTQRIIELGDRKEAVTPDDLPYIISDVLDSNAIEEKVVIVNYVLTHSKNLKPSATLQIRFGEEIFEESAQGDGQYDAFMNALKKIYCIKGISLPMLTDYTVRIPPGGKTDALCETIITWEINGKDMKTRGLDSDQTVSAIMATQKMLNLIGIPAKELTPELPMVNAL; from the coding sequence ATGAACAGGAGATATATTGAAATAATGGATACGACGCTTCGCGATGGTGAGCAAACCAGCGGTGTGTCATTTTCCGCATCTGAAAAATTAACCATTGCCCAGCTTCTCTTGCAGGAAGTGAAAGTAGATCGCATTGAAGTCGCCTCTGCACGTGTGTCGGAAGGTGAATTTCAGGCTGTTAAGAAAATTACAGATTGGGCAAAAGCTAACGGTTTCCTGGACAAAATTGAAGTACTGACCTTTGTTGATGGCGAAGCTTCTATTAACTGGATGCTTCAAACGGGTGCCAAAGTAATGAATTTGCTGACTAAGGGATCACTAAATCACCTGACTCATCAGTTAAAAAAGACCCCCTTTGAGCATTTCGAAGACATCAGGAATGTCATAGAATTGGCACAATCTTCCGGTATAGCATGCAATGTATATCTGGAAGACTGGAGTAACGGCATGCGGAATTCAAAAGATTATGTTTTTGACGCGCTTGATTTTCTGACCACAATGCCAATCAAAAGGATTCTGCTTCCTGATACACTAGGAATTTTAACACCTGCAGAATCCTATGAATTTGTAAAGTCGATAGTAGACCGTTACCCTCATCATCACTTCGAGTTCCATGCACATAACGATTATGACCTGAGTGTTGCCAATGTAATGGAAGCACTCAGAGCTGGCGCACACGGGCTTCACCTGACTGTAAACGGAATGGGTGAAAGAACCGGAAATGCACCTTTGGCCAGTACCATAGCCGTTCTGAACGATTTCATGCCTGAATATGAAACTTCTGTCAATGAAAAATCGCTGTACACTATCAGTAAGCTGGTAGAGACATTTTCCGGTATCCGGATTCCTTCCAATAAACCAATTGTTGGGGAAAGTGTATTTACCCAAACAGCGGGTATCCATGCAGATGGAGATAAGAAAAACAATCTGTATTTCAGCAGGTTAATGCCGGAACGCTTTGGCAGGTTAAGATCTTACGCACTCGGAAAAACTTCTGGTAAAGCCAATATTGAGAATAATCTGCGCGACCTGGGTATCACACTGGCTGATGCCGATCTGAAAAAAGTTACCCAGAGAATTATTGAATTGGGCGACCGCAAGGAAGCAGTAACTCCTGACGACCTCCCTTACATTATTTCAGATGTTCTGGATAGTAATGCGATTGAAGAAAAGGTTGTCATTGTTAATTACGTATTGACGCATTCTAAAAATCTTAAACCTTCGGCCACGTTACAGATAAGATTTGGCGAAGAAATTTTTGAGGAAAGTGCCCAGGGAGACGGACAATATGATGCTTTTATGAATGCACTTAAAAAGATCTATTGTATCAAAGGTATCAGTTTGCCGATGCTGACAGATTATACCGTACGGATTCCACCGGGTGGTAAAACCGATGCGCTTTGCGAAACGATCATTACCTGGGAAATAAATGGGAAAGATATGAAAACCAGAGGATTGGATTCGGATCAAACGGTTTCTGCTATTATGGCGACTCAGAAAATGCTGAATCTGATAGGTATACCTGCAAAGGAATTGACTCCCGAATTACCTATGGTTAATGCATTGTGA
- a CDS encoding DUF86 domain-containing protein, protein MTRDDNVYTQDIVDSIEIILNYVDGKSENDFEESILLQDAVYRRFEIIGEDLPLL, encoded by the coding sequence ATGACCCGGGATGATAATGTTTACACTCAAGACATTGTTGACTCTATTGAGATCATTTTAAACTATGTAGACGGAAAATCGGAAAACGATTTTGAAGAAAGTATTTTATTGCAGGATGCCGTATACAGGAGGTTTGAAATAATCGGTGAAGATCTCCCATTACTTTAA